Genomic DNA from Candidatus Nitrosopumilus koreensis AR1:
GCAGTTCAGTTCCTACATTTAGGGTAGTACAAGGTCGTCAAAACATCTATGCAGACATTGCACAAATGGTAGAAGAGACAAAAGACGTTCTTTACATTGTAACAACATTGGACGATGTTTCAAGAATGTATCATAGTACAATTCCTGAAAAAATCACCATCTGTGAAAAAAATGGTGGGAGTGTAAGATTACTAGTGGATATGAACGATGCTAAACTCACACCATTTGTAAAAAGATTCAACGCAACTGAGACCAGAATAGGAAACCTCCCTTCAAAAGGTAGACTCATAGTTCAAAAGGACAAGAAGATGATAATGTCAGATTCTGCATCATCATTTCAACATTCAAGTGCAGATTCTGATTTCTCACTTTGTACAAACTCAACTGAAATGGTGGACAATATTTTCACGTTATGTAAATTTTTGTGGGAAACATCCAATCCACTTAAAACAATTGATGTAAAGAATTTTGTTAAAAATTAAACTAACGATTCATCATTTACTTCGATAGGTTTTCGGCCCATAAATCCAGAGTCTTTTTCATGCCAAAATTTTATTTCAGTTTCACCATATTTCCAACACAACCATACCTCATCATCAAATCTTTTGGAGGGAAAATCAAGTAATCCTTGCTCAATACTTTTGACAACGACCCCCGTGTTTTCAAGAATTTCAACTGCCTCATAGAATTTTGTTATTGCAGAGTTCAGTTGTTGTTTCAGAGTAACATACTCTTCAAAAGAATTAGTCGTAGATAGACTCATTTGCAATTGTTGTTCTAGTTTTGTGACTTCATTCTTTTTTGCTAAAGCATATTCAAATTTTTTAATCACATCAGGAAGTGCTTCATTTGCTTCATTTGTAGTAAAAAACGAGAACATGTATCATCTCAATATTGCTGGATTAAAAATCTTAGGCGCAAATTTATTAGTTAATCTCTATGAAGAAAAGACATGAGTGACAAACAGTTAGAGGAATTAATAGTTCAAACAATTAACGGAGCAGTGGCCACAATTCCAGCATATCTTGAGGAGATTAAAGAAAACAAACAAGTCCTAAAAGTAGAAGACCCAAAAGAATTTGTTTATGGAATTGTTATGGGAATGGCATTAGGAATGAGTGGAGCAATACTAAGTGCACAAAAAGAAATGCCGACACCAGAAGATCAAATCAAAGTCAGAGACATTGTCTACAAACACATACCAGACATAAGAGAACGGATTTTTAATTGATTGAATTTACAAAAAAAGAAAGAGAGTTTCTCAATTTATTAGAAGAAGCAAGAATAGCGACATCGCACAATGACATTCCTCATGTAAAGCCAGTATCTTTCATATTAAATGAAAACACAATCATTATTGCAACAGACTATGAAACAAGAACATATTTGAATCTAAAAACAAATCCAAATGCAAGTGTTGTAATTGACATCTACAAATCAGGAGGACATAAAGCAGTGTTAATTCAAGGCAAAACAGAGATTATAGAAAAAGGTGAAGAATTCAAAAAATTATACAACAAATTTTTTGAAAAATTTGAATGGGTGAGACGTGATCCTTGGAAAGAGAATGAAGCACCATTTCTAAAAATAATTCCAAAAAACAAGATTAGTTGGGGCTTGGACGAAAAATAAGAATTGTTAAGTTAACGAATTTTTCAGAATGGTTTTCATTAACAATTACAAGGTTATTTTTTGATACGATTTTTGGATTTCTTGGCTCTTGGTTTTGTTCGAAGTAAACGCCCACAACAAGGACACCATAAGCCCTCCCAGACAATGAACAATTCACATTCAGGGCATCTTTTTTGACCTAATTCGTACCTTCCGCCATCAAGACTTGTGCTTGTTGCCTTGTATTTTTTACAAGAGCCATTACAATGCATAAATAATTATGAAGTATAGATATAGAAAAACAGTAGCTCTGTTTTCAAAAATGTAAGTTATGTGAAATCCCTAACAAATAAAGAGTACAAAAAAAGAAAAACAGCATGTCAAACAAAATCAAATGTTCACACATTCTTGTTTCAAAACAAAGTGAAGCATTAGAAATTATGGAGAGATTAAAAAATGGTGAGAAATTTGGAAAGTTGGCAAAAGAATTATCCACTGATTCAAGTAGTGCCAAAAGAGATGGTAGTCTTGGGTATTTTACAAAGGGCATGATGGTAAAACCATTTGAAGATACAGCATTCAAACTACAAATTGGAGAGATTTCTGAGCCAGTAAAATCAGAATTTGGATACCACATAATCAAAAGATTCGGATAAACACTATAGAAATGGCAGTATTAACAAAAGAGACAATAGATGAGATTTTAACATATTTAGAAAAATCAATTATGAACCTAGCAAGAGATGCATTTGAGAATTTAGAAGTAGACGGAGGATTTGAAGGAACAATAAATTTTCTAGAAAATCAATTTGAAATAAGGCTAGAAAATTTACTTGTATCAAAAGGTTTTAGCACACATCATTTAGAATCAGGAATCAAAAATAAAATTATTCAAAGAAAACAGGTGATTTTTGGAGATATTTTAAAACAATATAAAAATTAGATAAACGCATCTAATCCTGTTTTTTTAGGTAGTTCTTGATTTTTTCTAATACTTTGGTCATCTTATCTCCCATAGATTTCGATGCAGTCATTTTTCGTTTTCCAATCCAATAATATGTTTCATCAATAGTATTTTTTGCAATTAACACTACTAGTTTTCCAGTGTCTTTTCTCCCAGTTCGTCCCCTTCTTTGAATAAATCTAACAGAACTGGGCACATTATCATAAAAGATAACCTGATTTACTTCAGCAATATCCAATCCTTCTTCGCCAACACGCGTTGCAATTAAAACATCAAATACCCCATCTCGAAATTTTTGTACAGTTTCAATTTGCTTTTTTTGTTTTAAACCTGTCTCCCCTGCTTTCCCAATTAATATTCCAGCAGAAACCCCAAGTTCTGTTAATTTGTTAAAAATTAGATCAACTGAATCACGATAGCTGGTAAAGATCAGAGTTTTTCCTGGAACAGAATCCAAGATACTCTTTAGTTTAGGGATTTTAGAATGCTCTATTCCTCTTGATTGAGCTTCTTTTGCAAGATGTATTGCTCGAGTAAAATTTGGATCAATTTCAAAGAGTTCTTTGACGCCTGCTCCTTTTTTTGCTTGTGCACGCTCACAAAACTTCAAGAACGGGGTCACTCCATGCGCCTCCAAAATATTTAGTGCATAATGAATTCTGATTGCAGTGAATAATGGTTTTGCAGAACGTCTGTTTTGATTTAAAACAAATTGTCGTATTCTTAATAACGCAGAAAGAGATTGTTGCTCAGCTAGTTTAATTCCATTAGATCGTAATGTATCATATCTTTGATCCAGTGCCAATTTCAACAATGTTTGAATAGACTTTAGTTCAGAGGGAAGTTCAACATTTATCCATTCAGTATTTGTTTCTTGAGTATAGGGTTTGACATCAGGACTATCCTCAGTTCTTTCAGCAACACTAGCAATTTGGAGTTTAGTAAGAATTTCAGTTGCTTTGTCTTTTTCACTTGGCAAGGTAGCAGTCATTCCAACAATTCTTGCAGAAGAATTTGTAAAACGCTCAGCAATTCCAGAATATGCATAGTCACCAGCTGTTCTATGTACTTCATCAAAAATTACAAGATTGAATTGATCTGATGAGACAATACCTCTATCAAGATCATTTTTTGTAATTTCAGGAGTTGCACAAATTACACTATTATTCCACAGTTTAGTTCTTTTTTGAATCGGGTCTTCTCCAGTAATTAGTGAAATATCATCCAAAGTAAGATTTTCTTTTAAGAATTCATAGTGTTGATTGACAAGAACCCTTGTAGGAGCTAAAAAGAGAACCCCCCCAGTACCCGTAGAAAGATATTCGGCAATGACTTGTAATGCAATTGCAGTCTTTCCAAGACCAGTTGGCAAAACAACAATACAGTTCTCAGATATAGCTTGATTTGCAAGATTTACTTGATAGGCTCGTTTTTCAATAGAGTCTTTTTTAACATATTTTCTTTCAATAAACTCAGTCAACTGATAATGGAAATTTGCAATTTATCGATTTTATGCTTTCGTGTAGTTAACCATTGACAAACAGATACTTTTGAATTTCAAATAAATAAAAATTTGTGCCTGATACCAATAATTTAGATATAAAAATAACTCAAAGGAGCCCATTTTTATCCAATAATCACATAGAGTGTATATTGAGTGACAAAAATCCCAATGAAGAATACTTTCAATCACTGCTTAAATCTTTGAACCAAGATCCCAATTGGAGAATTGTAGAAGAATATTTGGAAAAATATGAGTTAATCAAAAAAGATCTTACGCAAGAACAACAAACCGTAATTTCAGAGATGGGAAGGGCAATGCTTGCATTGGCAGATTCACAACCCAAAATCATCATAGACAAATTCCTAGAGTTAGTTCAGAACATGAATAAAAAATAGTGTTTAGACACTAGACAATTAATACAAAAAAGGAAAAAACTAGTCTAGTTTTTTCTTGGCTTTGTTGATCATAGCAATTTCTTCACGCAAGTGTTTCTTTAACAAGCGTTCATGTGCTTTTTTGTGAACACTATATGCAGTGTTAAGGGATTTTTTTGTTTTTGCTCTTTTTACTGCAT
This window encodes:
- a CDS encoding TrmB family transcriptional regulator; this encodes MMSYEDQVSGIAAELEEVLDLDDLEAKVYLNLLRAGPITASALAKELDIDRARMYRTVDKLVSRNIISTTLSSPKLCIAADPHEALKITLGKKEDEVNKIKKSGEAIIEKINNEITTNQSSSVPTFRVVQGRQNIYADIAQMVEETKDVLYIVTTLDDVSRMYHSTIPEKITICEKNGGSVRLLVDMNDAKLTPFVKRFNATETRIGNLPSKGRLIVQKDKKMIMSDSASSFQHSSADSDFSLCTNSTEMVDNIFTLCKFLWETSNPLKTIDVKNFVKN
- a CDS encoding DUF2203 domain-containing protein, coding for MFSFFTTNEANEALPDVIKKFEYALAKKNEVTKLEQQLQMSLSTTNSFEEYVTLKQQLNSAITKFYEAVEILENTGVVVKSIEQGLLDFPSKRFDDEVWLCWKYGETEIKFWHEKDSGFMGRKPIEVNDESLV
- a CDS encoding pyridoxamine 5'-phosphate oxidase family protein; the protein is MIEFTKKEREFLNLLEEARIATSHNDIPHVKPVSFILNENTIIIATDYETRTYLNLKTNPNASVVIDIYKSGGHKAVLIQGKTEIIEKGEEFKKLYNKFFEKFEWVRRDPWKENEAPFLKIIPKNKISWGLDEK
- a CDS encoding peptidylprolyl isomerase; translated protein: MSNKIKCSHILVSKQSEALEIMERLKNGEKFGKLAKELSTDSSSAKRDGSLGYFTKGMMVKPFEDTAFKLQIGEISEPVKSEFGYHIIKRFG
- a CDS encoding DEAD/DEAH box helicase, producing the protein MTEFIERKYVKKDSIEKRAYQVNLANQAISENCIVVLPTGLGKTAIALQVIAEYLSTGTGGVLFLAPTRVLVNQHYEFLKENLTLDDISLITGEDPIQKRTKLWNNSVICATPEITKNDLDRGIVSSDQFNLVIFDEVHRTAGDYAYSGIAERFTNSSARIVGMTATLPSEKDKATEILTKLQIASVAERTEDSPDVKPYTQETNTEWINVELPSELKSIQTLLKLALDQRYDTLRSNGIKLAEQQSLSALLRIRQFVLNQNRRSAKPLFTAIRIHYALNILEAHGVTPFLKFCERAQAKKGAGVKELFEIDPNFTRAIHLAKEAQSRGIEHSKIPKLKSILDSVPGKTLIFTSYRDSVDLIFNKLTELGVSAGILIGKAGETGLKQKKQIETVQKFRDGVFDVLIATRVGEEGLDIAEVNQVIFYDNVPSSVRFIQRRGRTGRKDTGKLVVLIAKNTIDETYYWIGKRKMTASKSMGDKMTKVLEKIKNYLKKQD